GCTCCTCGCCCTGGGTGGCGTCCCCGACGAACGCCGAGAGGACGTCCCGCAGGAGGTCCGGATCGAGCGCGGCGTCGAAGACGGCCGGGACCGACTCGACGGCCACATCGCGCTCGCCCGCGCGCTCGGCGCGGAACCCGATCTCGGCGAGATCGCCGGCGAAGTCGTCGAACAGCGCCGCCTCCCGCGCCGTGAGCTCGACGCGGACCGGCTCCGCGAGCGCCTGCGCGTCGGCGCCGTCGGCGAACGCCTCCCGCAGTCGCTCGTAGTTCACCCGCTCGTCGGCCGCGTGCTGGTCGATCAGCACGAGCCCGTCCGGCGCCTCGGCGACGACGTACGTCTCGTGGAGCTGCCCGAGGACGCGCAGCGGCGGGAGGGAGTCGTAGCTCCGCTCCGCGGCCTCGGTGGTGTCGCCGGCGAGCGTCCGCTGGGCGGTCGCGGTCGAGCGCGGCTCGGTCGCCGGCTGCCGTCGCTCGTTCGGCGCGCCTTCGACATCGTCAGACGCGCCGACAACGTCGTCGGGTGCGCCGGCGACGCCGTCGATTCCGGAATCGGTGACGCCGCCGGCCGCCGAATTGGCGCCGGCGTCGGCTTCGCCGTCACCGAACCGGTCGAACCCGTCCCCCTCCCCGGCGGCGGTCTCGACGGCCGTCGCCCCGTCGTCTCCCTCGCTCTCTCCTCCGTCGTCCGGTTCCGACTGCCAGCTCCGCGGCGAGGGGCGGTCGGCAGAGGGGTCGTGAGAGCCGGTTGACTCGCCGAGTCCGGCGGAGCCGGAGGTGGAACCACCGGCGTCGACGGCGCCGTCCGAGCCCGCGTCGCCGACGGCCCACGCGTCCTCGTCCGTCGGATCGAGCTCGGCCGCGTCGGTCGCGGGCCCCTCGGATCCCCCTGCGTCGCCCCCGTCGCGCCCGTCGAGCGCCGCGCGCTCGTGGTCGGTCCCCGCGCCGCCGACGGCCTCGGCCTCCGTGCCCTCCGGGTTGATCTCGGTCTGGTCCGGTGCCGACTGCCCCCGCGGCGCGGTCGAGCGGATCAGCCCGTGATCGAGCAGCGCCGCCTCGACCGCCTCCTCGACGGCGGCGCGCACGGCGGGCTCCTCGTCGAACCGGACCTCCAGCTTCCGGGGGTGGACGTTCACGTCGACGTCGCCGGGCGGCACCTCGACGAACAGCACCGCGAAGGGGTAGCGATCCGGGGCGAGCTGGCCGCCGTACGCCTCCAGCACCGCTTCCCGGAGCGCGCTCGCGGTGACGTACCGGTCGTTGACGTAGGTGGCGAGGTACTCGCGAGTCGAGCGCGTCGTCTCCGGGTGCGAGACGAGGCCGGTGACGCGACGGACGGGCGGGTCGGCCGGGGCGCCGTCGGCGTCCGCGCCGTCGACGCTCTCGGGCGTCCACTCCACGTCCACCATCGCCTCCGCGACCTCGCGGCCGTAGACGGCCAGCACGGCCGACCTGAGGTCGCCGTTCCCCTCGGTCGCGAACGTCTCGCGGCCGTCGTGCTCCAGCGAGACGGCGACGTCGGGTTTCGCGAGCGCGTAGCCCGTGACGACCGTGTTGACCCGGTCGAACTCGGTGGCCGTCCGCTTGAGGAACTTCTTGCGGGCGGGGGTGTTATAAAAGAGGTCCGCGACCTCGACGGACGTCCCCTCCGGACAGCCCGCGGGTCGGACCTCGCCGACCTCGCCGCCCTCGACCGTGATCTCGGCGCCGGCGTCTGCGCCGGGCGGCTTAGAGCGAACGGTGAGCCGCGAGACCGCGCCGACGGTGTACAGCGCCTCGCCGCGGAAGCCGAGGGTGCCGACGCCGCGGTCGAGGTCCTCGATGTCGCCGATCTTCGAGGTGGCGTGCTCCGCGACCGCGGCCTCTAGCTGGTCCGCCGGGATCCCCACGCCGTCGTCGCGGACGCGGACGCCCTCGGTGCCGCCGGCCTCGACCGAGACGGCGACCCGGCTCGCGTCCGCGTCGAGGCTGTTCTCGATCAGCTCCTTGACGACGCTCGCCGGGCGCTCGACGACCTCGCCGGCCGCGATGCGCTGGACGGTGCGCTCGTCCAACCGCTCGATGTTCGGCGGCTCCATTGCTTACCCTCCGGTGGGACGAGCGCGCACTTGAAGCCGTTGTCGCCGCGGTCGGCGAGTGTCCGGCCGTCGGCTCAGTCGTCGGCGGTCGGCGTCGGCGCCTCGCCGCCGAGCCGGTCGCGGTCGTGCGGCACCTCCCAGTCGAGGTCCGGGCCGCGCGCGACGATCCCGGAGGGAGTCACGTCCGGGTGGGTCGTGTAGTAGTGCTCCTTGATGTGGTCCATGTTCACCGTCTCGGCGACTCCCTCGGTCTGGGAGAGGTCGCGGAGGTACGGCCAGAGGTGCTCGTACTGGTGAATGAACTTGCGGTTGCACATGAAGTGGGTGTGGTACACCTGGTCGAACCGGACCAGCGTGGTGAACATGCAGAGGTCGGCCTCGGTGAGGGAGTCGCCGACGAGGTACCGCTGATCGGCCAGATGGTCGTTCCAGCGGTCGAGCGCGCCGAACAGCTCGTCGATCGCCTCGTCGTACGCGTCCTGCGACGTCGCGAAGCCGGCGCGGTACACCCCGTTGTTGACCGGCTCGTAGATCTCGGTGATCACCTCGTCGACGTCGGCGACGGTCGCCTCGGCGTCGGCGCCGGGCAGCAGCGAGACGCCGTTGCCGAGGTCGTCGAACGCGGTCGAGAGCATCCGCAGGATCTCCCGGGACTCGTTGTTGACGATCGTCTCCTCCTCGGTGTCCCACAGGACGGGGACGGTCACCCGGCAGGTGGCGTCGGGGTCGGCCGCGACGTACAGCTCGCGGAGGTAGTCGCTGCCGTGCAGGTGGTCGGGCGTGCAGCCCGCCTTCTCGGGGGTGAACTGCCAGCCGCCCTCGGCGCGGTACGGGTCCACGACCGAGACGCCGATGGCGTCCTCTAAGCCGAGCAGCGACCGCGCGATCAGGGCGCGGTGCGCCCACGGGCAGGCGTACGAGACGTACAGGTGGTACCGGCCGGCCTCCGGCTGGAAGCGCTCGTCCGGCTCGGCGTCGACGTGGTCGGGCACGTCGCTGCCGGCGATCCAGTTCCGGAACGTCGTCTCGCCGCGCTGGAACGAGCCGTCCTCGTCCGTCGCCTCGTACGCGTCCGTCCGCCACTCGCCGTCGACGAGTTGATTCATATCGGATTCACGGGCTCGACGCCCATAACGTGGGCGGGGACGTGCGTGTCACCCGGCCGTACGAAGCGTGGAATCAGCGTGGGGATGACGATCGCAAATAAATACTTGCCGGCGCGGTTCCCATCTTCGAAATCCCAGCCGACTGAGAATCGATCGTGGAGACCTCCAAAGCCCCAGCCGCGACGGCTCGCGCACCTCGCTGCGGTCCTCAGTCGCTCGCGTTGCTCGCTCCCTGCGGTCCTTACGTCGGTGTGCTTCGCCCTCGCGGCTGC
Above is a window of Halorubrum depositum DNA encoding:
- the mutL gene encoding DNA mismatch repair endonuclease MutL, coding for MEPPNIERLDERTVQRIAAGEVVERPASVVKELIENSLDADASRVAVSVEAGGTEGVRVRDDGVGIPADQLEAAVAEHATSKIGDIEDLDRGVGTLGFRGEALYTVGAVSRLTVRSKPPGADAGAEITVEGGEVGEVRPAGCPEGTSVEVADLFYNTPARKKFLKRTATEFDRVNTVVTGYALAKPDVAVSLEHDGRETFATEGNGDLRSAVLAVYGREVAEAMVDVEWTPESVDGADADGAPADPPVRRVTGLVSHPETTRSTREYLATYVNDRYVTASALREAVLEAYGGQLAPDRYPFAVLFVEVPPGDVDVNVHPRKLEVRFDEEPAVRAAVEEAVEAALLDHGLIRSTAPRGQSAPDQTEINPEGTEAEAVGGAGTDHERAALDGRDGGDAGGSEGPATDAAELDPTDEDAWAVGDAGSDGAVDAGGSTSGSAGLGESTGSHDPSADRPSPRSWQSEPDDGGESEGDDGATAVETAAGEGDGFDRFGDGEADAGANSAAGGVTDSGIDGVAGAPDDVVGASDDVEGAPNERRQPATEPRSTATAQRTLAGDTTEAAERSYDSLPPLRVLGQLHETYVVAEAPDGLVLIDQHAADERVNYERLREAFADGADAQALAEPVRVELTAREAALFDDFAGDLAEIGFRAERAGERDVAVESVPAVFDAALDPDLLRDVLSAFVGDATQGEEPVTDVVDELLADLACYPSVTGNTSLTEGRVVDLLDRLDACENPYACPHGRPVVIRLDREEIGSRFERDYPGHAGRRAE
- a CDS encoding glutathione S-transferase family protein; amino-acid sequence: MNQLVDGEWRTDAYEATDEDGSFQRGETTFRNWIAGSDVPDHVDAEPDERFQPEAGRYHLYVSYACPWAHRALIARSLLGLEDAIGVSVVDPYRAEGGWQFTPEKAGCTPDHLHGSDYLRELYVAADPDATCRVTVPVLWDTEEETIVNNESREILRMLSTAFDDLGNGVSLLPGADAEATVADVDEVITEIYEPVNNGVYRAGFATSQDAYDEAIDELFGALDRWNDHLADQRYLVGDSLTEADLCMFTTLVRFDQVYHTHFMCNRKFIHQYEHLWPYLRDLSQTEGVAETVNMDHIKEHYYTTHPDVTPSGIVARGPDLDWEVPHDRDRLGGEAPTPTADD